The Pieris brassicae chromosome 3, ilPieBrab1.1, whole genome shotgun sequence genome contains the following window.
TGTCCCCTAGATGGGGCAATGTTTATAGTGAGTCTCCATCATGTTTGGTCTTGATCCTTGTATTTACCCTGGCtgcaagtctttccggctctatTTGCCTCACCTTCAACTGTACGACGCCAGGTTTTCCAGGGAAAGCGATGGTTCTGCTATACTTGCGGGTTCCAATCTAGGGTATAATTGGAATCCCTTCAGAGTTTATGGCCTATCCATTTCTACTTGATTGCGTCGTTTGATCTGCTGTCTATTGGAGTTTCCAAGCTGTccagaatacggcgaagaGAGCGGTTCACGAAGACTTGGAGTCAGTGCGAGATGTCTTTAGTGAGATTTCACACCTATAGAGCAGCAGCAAATTTGACCAGAtcagaatatttaaatcttgATTCGACGCGTCAACATCCGTGAGTGCCATACAGTTGTTTGAAGGTTGGTCAGACCTTGGCAATGCGTGAAGTAATGTCTTCTTATGTTTGTCCAGTTTCAGACACGATGCCCCCGCTTAAACTTGCTTATCTCGGTAGATCAAGCCAATAATGGCTTAGTTCGGTTGATGTCCTAAATTTACTATACatgataaatgtattaaagtaatattcaTATTCTTTCTAAACTGGCTCCTTAAAGTACAAATCCTCACTTAGAATTGCTACGACAAACTTTTGCACTCTTCTATAACACCTATTTAATAGTGTACTGAATAAGCTCAAATTAGTAATAAGGCCGGCCGTTGcttaataacttatgtaacctgatTTTTATATGTCTTTGTACAAAAGCAGTTGGCctattggcttcagcgtgcgattctcatctctgaggttgtaggttcgatccctggaccaatgtactttctttatagtatgtgcgcatttaacattcgctcgaacgctgaaggaaaacatcgtgaggaaatcggcttgccttagacccaaaaagtcgacggcgtgtgtcagtcacaggaggctgatcaccttgttgcctattagattgaaaaatgatcatgaaacagattcagaaatctgaggcccagatttaaagaggttgtagttgtttttgttttttgtatttttttgtatttgtatagcaaagtataaatgaataaattaaaaaatagttaatataaccaaattttaaattgcagGTGGGTACTTGGTGGTATCGCTCCATACGTTACTCTGGTGAACAAGTGTTGCTAGATACAACTCAgatgtatttctttttctgTCATAAAACTCCGTCAATGCCATTGAAAAGGGCCCTTATGATACTTGCAGCTTCATGTGAGTTTGATAAACGGCATAACTCAGAAATAATTGAGAGAATAACAGATAATGAAGAAGTGCCCAGTGTAAGTATTTGTagactataagttttaatgttaatgatattccaatatttttaagccttttgaaacttattattattttacaaaattttaaataaatacagataatacaactttctctacagttgtgatactttttgacattcaacaccttttgtcttcagtcaccgtgaccacgcacgctttAACGCGCGCGAAATGTcgggaaaaaattataattatgtaaaataattataagtttataataatacataacttcaatccgttaaataagtgttttcgttaaatgtgtaaaagttatgttagtaaaagacaatactatatttcaatatactAGGGTCATAAATTATAACCTTGGTCTAAGTGTAGTTTTATGGCTGTGCAATGTTTTATGGTATTTAACATTGCctgtattttaattgatgGCATATGTGATCTCATcacataaaaaatttacacactattgaaattattattttttgatttaaaaaaaacgtaatcCATATAAGTAATCCCTCATTAAAtgtaaatcaatcaataaagctttttataaaatttgaaatgatgctaatccttgggattgatttgctccagttcaaacgaTTTGTATGACTcgaaacttagcgattaaaaagagtggcggaaagtttcttgccagttcttcttgcccgctctacgcccttgacttgtgaactggtagtaaatgtaaatttacaattaatttaacttcttttctaacgttcataagtgtacttatttacctatatgaataaagtttgaGTTAAGTAAACGATGTTATTATCATGTAAAAATCCAGTGAAATATTGCAACTGTTAACTTTGTAATTGATGGTGTCTGTGGCATTATTTCAGTAGACACTAatcataatatcaaataattatctgCCATATGAAAGCTAACTTGAAACTTTGAGtttctttaataatgtaataaacctGCACTTATATCAGCAAGCAAACCTTTTTACTTCAGAGTAAAAAGGTCTTCTATGTTACATATTaactacaattaaaaaaaatgtttattatggaatataagatacaggtatcacttattttacgtcattaaatttgaatcagTAGACATCCATACTCATCGgaaaagaagacagagggtgttagaattactaactttagatagtctagtacggggaaattgcagcctgcgtttgttccgagtattaacattaaGCGTATGTCCTATTCTAGTAAccttatcactatttttgtatatatacataatattttcataaatatattgcgaggaaaaggtaagtatattaatttctttgaatTTATCTCTCAGAGTTTtcctacatttttaattaaagattgcACGAATATCCCTCTTCTGCaggatgaaaatattttcgacAACAGCAGCATGACCCCATAATAATAGGCCATAAGTCATTAAGCTGTGAAagttactaaaataaacaagtctaGCTGTATCGACATCAGTTAGTGAGCAAATCTTTTAAACCGCGTAAGCTCCATTAACTAAGTCTCTTCGCCAATCCGTTAATATGAGGGGAGCACTGAAGTTTTGAATCCAAGGTGGTTCTAAGTATTTAAAGTAGATATAGGCATATCGTAATGTCAACTGATGTCTCACTGTAGAGacaattagtatttaaaaagtgGGAACTACGCAAGGCAAAACCAAATATTTCAAgcatattgttaattatatacacttatgatagttaatatttaaataagagaTGTATACACATACTACCAGTTGCCAAATTAAGGGTATGGAGCAGGCAATCTCTGCTActctttttaaaagtaaagtgGATTTCGCGTATAACGACGATCTATTGACCACTTTAATTTCGTAGTTATATCCGGAAGTCGTTACAGGCAGTTTAGATAAATACACGTCAATgtgtttagtttatattaatttattattgaaaacacAGTTGTATACAGTTATTCACtggtacatttaaaaataactcagAATATCACTTTGAAACTGTCCCATAAATGTAACTCCGAAACGTATACGCTTACCTACCTACTTAGCTGATATCTATAAACCAAAGGTAAAGGTCTCCACAGTTGATGACCATCTGTGtgaatgtaaacaaaagataagaaatgtttgtaaagtaaataaatgtttgtgtcTTTGGCGGCTGACTGCGGTCGCAATATCTAAGAATTCGAATGGGATTTCTACGAATTTGTTACAAATGATGCATTAAAAACATGCGCTACACCCGAACTCGGCGTTACAACCAAAGTCGCTATAGCCACATGAATTTTGTACTAAagtatactttaaatttatggGACTTAGATTTAGCAGCTTTATAGCCAAATAGTCGCTACAACCAAGTTCGTAATGAATGAAATccactaaatataatattctttttagTTACTACGGGATCTGCCAAACCTGGGCGAGAAGAACAAAGAGCAACCATTATGTAGACCATACAGTATTAAAGCTAGGGCTCTACTCCACGCACATTTGTCACGTATGAAGTTACCAGAGGACACATTGGAGGTGGATAGACGGTATATAGTATCACGGTGCCCGGATCTCATTGTTGAGATGGTCAACTGCGTAAACCAGCTCATTGCGTTGGCTTATGCTAGACGaagtaagtttattttgtGCAATTATTACTAACCTTACCTGTACAGACATTCTCACTAAGATAGACCAACATAAATGGAGATGAGCTCCCATGAGCTATGTAGCTAAATATTGACAGAATGGTACCCTAGAGACGGAAAACGAAGAAGAGGCCGTCAACGCATAAGATGGGAGGACGAACTAATACTAACAGTAGGCTACAGCTGGAGAAGAGTCGCAAAGTATAGAGAACAGTGGAAAGGGttagaggaggcctttgccaagAGACACACAGACCTCCGAGATATACTGTagtgaaattttttatttttatttttaattaaaatcccaGACCATAAACAATCACTTATCGATAAAATAGTGTTTAACAATCATACTTTATAGATTTgactgtaatataataatgtaaaatatgaacGCAGGTTCGAGATATGGCAATCTCTCCAATAAAATATCACAGAGTTTCGGAATATAaaggctatattattattataacgttACCTATACACGAGATGATACGATTTTTGTCACTAAATACATATGGTTTAGTAATAGAAATTTATGTtcaatgataatttttaattttaattaaaatcccaGACCATAAACAATCACTTATCGATAAAATAGTGTTTAACAATCATACTTTATAGATTTgactgtaatataataatgtaaaatatgaacGCAGGTTCGAGATTTGTTGCCTCCTAtcaaattcatatatattaaatttttatacaattttatagaaGTTTGCTAAAATAGCGcgtttaattgttaattgttCGTTAACAATGATTTATCCtgtcttttttatgtaatatgagACAACctgatatatacatatatcagGTATCACtacccatagacactcacattgccagaaggctgtTACAAGAGAattgttatatacattacTAGAACGCGGAACCCTATAACGAGTTTTCGTATAACACGATTTCCATCCACAATATAACGTGTTGATTTCTCAAGTTTGTCTAAGTTCATAATCAGTTTTccataactttttaattgtgttgttataaaattaaactaaatgacTTTATTAAATTCGTGTTCGtagtttttgaatatttaaaaaaaacagtttccGATAACACTCCTACAACGCGTTAGAACCGGATCGCGTTATAGGGATTATCGTTACATcgattaaagttttatatagacttaaaatatttaaatatttcagtacCTCGTCTCCCAACAATAGAAACCATAGAAAATTGTATGAAACTATCACCTATGATTGTACAAGGACTCTGGGAGTACAAGTCTCCATTATTACAACTGCCATACATAACCGAggaacatttaaaatactttacaaacagaaaaaaacatattaaatcaCTTCTTCAATTAGCACAATTACCAGGAGATGAGAGACGACAGCTGTTAAGGTTTCTGAATGATGAACAATACGAGGATCTAGTTAAAGTGCTAGGAAATATGCCGTACATACATTTCCAGGTCAATACTGAAGGTAGGTTCAGAatccattttattttaatgttattaaatgttttttttttaaatgttttgtcgaagaaaaggagAGTGgttgagaccgattgagagagagtgagaaagggagatcgagaaaaaatacacgctattggttgatgtattcgtttagtagttgcatattagaactttagatggcgattctgtcgcataacgtcttgtgcagtaaacgcagatttttatttatttttattatcattggtacgtatacagtgtgtgtatagatatacaaatacgtggagtgatcatatactgatacatgatcatctattttGGCTTTTACCTTACTAATAACTAATTAACAAAGAATTTTACCTTACTAATAACTAATTAACACTTCttacatgtgtactttgtacgcacgcacttttttaattagaagtTGTACTTATAACCATTAATATAATGAAGTTTCACATGGTCCGATTGTCAGCAGTCAAGTTTTAAAATCCTAGATTTAGATgcctattaataaaatccgcctgacattaattaaaaaaaaatatctttcttCAGTCATTTTAGTAAtatcagtaaaaataaaaactaatgagtttattatattataatattatttatttacgcctTTTTTTCCTGACGTGGTAGACACAGAGCCTAGGACCACGTGGACCTGTATGCTGTTTATGTatgtaaagtatttaatatgtaaatgaatGATTTCAGTGATTGATGACGAGAACTCTACAGTGGTAACAGCGGGTGCGATTGTCACGGTCACAGTACTATTACAGAGAACGAATATGAAAGAACTATTTGGTGATAGCAGTATCAGAgagaaaaataagataaagtaagcttttttttatttaccctCAAGTGATTGtgatttgtttaattgtatttaaactaATGACAGCATTGTTGGCCTATTTGCGTACGACTCTCATGcttaaggtcgtaggtttgatccccggctgatTGAAATTTATGGCAGAAGAGAGACCGTGTCGATCACGTATTTCGTTTACCAATGATTACTGATTTATCaattgacgtttgtgtccggcgctgtgtacgatgcgcaaactttcccccactcccatTGTTTactgctcaagaagtttgccggtatctgtaattGGCTAAATCGTAAGAATTACGTGCCAAGAGTATTGCCAGATGCAAGAACTTctttcagatttttttatttttttcacacaCTCAACGCTAGAGGGCTCGCTGCCGGCATTTCATTTCATAGCAGCCATATGTTTAgtaattatatagtttaaagcATCCCATTGACTCAGTAACCGTACAATATTTCATCTCTTAcggtcaaattatttttacgctgtgatgaaaagagagatgagtattttattaagactGATTTTTTGTAAGTGAGACAGTCTctaaattagaaataatattgtcttttaagcgggaaaaatatttgtttttaacaattaatgaatttctataaatcagggaagaagaagaaaatgtGGAAGGTGAAGATAAAGAAAAGGATAAGGAGAAGAATGACAAGAAAGATGTGTTCAAGCGGCCGGTTTGGATGAAACAAGGCAAGAAAATGCAGAAGAAAAGCAAAAAAGTCGTCAAACAAGTTAAGGCAGCGCCACCTACGCCTCcaccacctgatgttaagaagaaagaaaaagaACCAAAGAAGAAGGATGATGATGGTAGaacattatgtttatatatctaattctaatatatgtgtgtatagaataataaatgtcAGTAGTGCCACGTACTACTTACATATACGTACGTGGCCGGTTAGAGAGTCGCTGTCAGGGATATTACTATTgccagtaaatataaaaattacccAATATATGgggaataatttgaagtcatgCAGGCtcacttaataatttatttaagggTCTTAATAAAACAGAAGATATTTTAGTATCCAGGAAACACAATTCTaggcttaaataaatgtgacatAAACTTAGAAACAACTGATATTATAGGTTTTTTTAcctttactattaatataatatcttttaagatACTTAGCAATCGGAACcgttaatttaaactttgcaAATAATGCAAGGaaaaatagaaatacattttagttaataaatagtaaaattaaattaatattgtacgCACACAgaaattacagaaaataaaaaaaattcagcgtgacatttcaaaatggcgacggtagtaccaatttcagcgccggccaagaaaagtatgtgtcactgtatatatattggttatcaaatatatatgcGAGCGTTCAGAAATATATCTTCttattaaggaaaatatatacatCAAATGAACAAATTTTAGTCCACAGTTCTAAAGTAATACTATTTCTGTAGGAAAactatattcaaatttaaaacaaatcgtttaaaatgtttaaatatgttatggCCGTATGTCGGATGATacggatttttttataatttcctaTATTCTGTACTAAAAGAATAGTTAGTATGAGAATATGCTTTTCTATggatataatttaaagtcatcaatttaataataacgtttcgtttacgaatttattaaatatagaaccTGGTGTGGATATGATTTTCTCTGTTTTCTTGagaaaaagttaaaagtttGCGTATAGATAATACATCTGGTACACAGACAGGCGAGAAATAGAttacctaattaaaaaaaaaaacgttactaaccatcttttaatatattcctaCTTAAAAAGTCGATTTACCAATTTTGTgtccattttttatttcaaaaaggtCTGATGTCGAGCCTTTTTATGGTTTAGAATGTTTATTCCTGCTACTACGACTATTAAcagttacaaaatatataaaaaaagtataaaaaatacaaataaacaccaatgaataatataagtaaatattttaaacgtattTCAGGTGATGAATCAGATGCGAACAGTTCCGATGAGTCGGGCTCGCATAGCGACGCGTCGGCGAACGAATCGCGCGATAAGTCGTCCCCGgaagatgatgatgatgaccaGTGGGAGAAGTTCCAGAAGAGACTGCAGAAGAGGGAAAGACTCGAGGGGAGATCTAAGAGTTCCCATCCTGTACACTGCCCTTACTTCCCATTGGTAAGTGTTGTCAAAGATATTGTTGTTGGGCAGACATATTTCTACGTTTTGtgttatatgaaatttatatttatactacagtcaaaatttgttatagcatcgaagggactacccatatttggtcgtaaaaacctaTAGTCGTAActgccgatgacgttgttattaagtatctAATACAATAGAGTTCAGCCTTTGATTtaggtcaatataaccggtatgttgttctaaacgatgtcgtcgtaaacgccGTCGTTgtttaaatcagagagttaattgaacctccagacagttaattaaagatcgatattcaatcaagtcgctaaagttccttcagacaagtgagtgaacgaaacgtttaacgagtttcctaaacgttcctaggcaatAAGACTAacataacctaacctaaccatttacaatacaGCTCTCAGTTCGCACGGTTCAgcacgatcacaccgaaataacaataacaaatgaaataatcatggcggagtcttgttttacattgttaatcaacatgCTGGCTTTCGGttagacagatagttaaaccttttcgacgctgctttatttaaatcaaaatgctagcgacttgattgaatatcgacatttaattaactgtctagagattcaattaactctctggtttaactactttactgcaatatatatatatttcggcGAAATATCACTCCGTAGATATTGACATCGTCATGTGTGTAAAGTTTGAGCACAAAAGACACGAATAATTATCgtacagtattttatttagattgaTTCCTTTTAAcactataaataacaatttagcttaaaatataaagtggGTTCAAGGCACCGATCTTGCTTTTAATGAAAATCTACACAACCACAAAT
Protein-coding sequences here:
- the LOC123707278 gene encoding translocation protein SEC63 homolog, encoding MGGQKFEYDESGSTFFYFVLSFLALILVPATFYYWPRKRKEDPAKLAEQCQCPSCLKKRIIIEQSQPYKNFKNFLIILAIVSGWVLLGFLTVKVSQFDYEMSNFDPYDILGLPPGATQAEIKKSYRKQSLILHPDKETGDEKAFMRLTKAYQALTDDEARRNWEKYGNPDGPGAMSFGIALPSWIVEKENSVWVLGLYALVFMVALPTVVGTWWYRSIRYSGEQVLLDTTQMYFFFCHKTPSMPLKRALMILAASCEFDKRHNSEIIERITDNEEVPSLLRDLPNLGEKNKEQPLCRPYSIKARALLHAHLSRMKLPEDTLEVDRRYIVSRCPDLIVEMVNCVNQLIALAYARRIPRLPTIETIENCMKLSPMIVQGLWEYKSPLLQLPYITEEHLKYFTNRKKHIKSLLQLAQLPGDERRQLLRFLNDEQYEDLVKVLGNMPYIHFQVNTEVIDDENSTVVTAGAIVTVTVLLQRTNMKELFGDSSIREKNKIKEEEENVEGEDKEKDKEKNDKKDVFKRPVWMKQGKKMQKKSKKVVKQVKAAPPTPPPPDVKKKEKEPKKKDDDGDESDANSSDESGSHSDASANESRDKSSPEDDDDDQWEKFQKRLQKRERLEGRSKSSHPVHCPYFPLEKQEFWWCYICDRKSHTLLTAPAHVTALVDSHELQLRFTAPRWPGVYTLACCLRSDSYIGMDQQQDMKLDVKEAAAVPAEHPQWDLTDSDSDHNDQGDNESEFTTDDEVEEE